The proteins below are encoded in one region of Geomonas ferrireducens:
- a CDS encoding DegT/DnrJ/EryC1/StrS family aminotransferase, protein MSVPLQAPLRQYQQLATEIDTAVQSALSSGRWLFGTSVDQFEKSFAAYCCVPFVITVANGTDALEISLIAAGAKEREVITVANAGGYTTTACRIIGAIPVYVDIDPETLLMSPQHALAAVTKDTAALVVTHLYGRMAEVGAFRAGLAAMGREDVVIIEDCAQAHGALLNGKRAGSCGDLATFSFYPTKNLGAMGDGGAIACHAPDIAAKIRALSQYGWSQRYCSTVPHGRNSRMDEIQAAILLSKLPHLDNWNERRRRIVHRYRAAASAAFNSWYTDSPAFVAHLAVCRHRQRDHVRALFSEAGVATDVHYPTLDCDQPSQQGLPMVVHDLHESRAASREIFTLPCFPEMTEDEISLVVSALQAHR, encoded by the coding sequence ATGTCGGTTCCTTTACAAGCACCTCTGAGGCAATATCAGCAACTCGCGACGGAAATAGATACAGCTGTGCAGTCGGCGCTGTCTAGCGGACGGTGGCTTTTTGGCACTAGTGTGGATCAGTTTGAGAAAAGCTTTGCGGCTTACTGTTGCGTCCCGTTTGTGATTACTGTCGCAAATGGCACCGATGCTCTAGAAATATCGCTCATAGCGGCGGGTGCAAAGGAGCGCGAAGTCATCACTGTAGCCAATGCCGGTGGGTACACGACAACCGCTTGCAGAATCATCGGTGCGATCCCGGTATATGTCGATATTGATCCAGAAACTCTCCTTATGTCTCCGCAGCATGCCCTTGCTGCCGTGACAAAGGACACTGCCGCACTGGTGGTGACACACCTTTACGGTCGCATGGCAGAGGTCGGAGCTTTCCGCGCAGGTCTTGCCGCCATGGGCCGAGAGGATGTCGTCATTATCGAAGATTGCGCTCAGGCACACGGCGCTTTATTGAACGGGAAGCGTGCCGGAAGCTGCGGAGATCTCGCCACCTTCAGCTTCTATCCTACAAAAAACCTGGGGGCCATGGGAGATGGGGGGGCGATAGCGTGTCACGCCCCTGATATCGCGGCCAAGATCAGGGCGCTCAGTCAGTACGGCTGGTCCCAGCGCTACTGCAGCACTGTTCCTCATGGCAGAAACAGCCGTATGGACGAAATACAAGCTGCGATCCTTCTGTCCAAGCTCCCCCACCTGGATAACTGGAACGAGAGGCGCCGCCGAATCGTTCACCGATACCGAGCTGCCGCTTCAGCGGCATTCAATTCCTGGTACACCGATTCCCCTGCCTTCGTAGCCCATCTCGCCGTCTGTCGCCATCGGCAGAGAGACCATGTCCGGGCTCTTTTTTCCGAGGCCGGCGTTGCGACGGATGTTCACTACCCGACCCTCGATTGTGACCAGCCCAGCCAGCAAGGCTTGCCGATGGTAGTTCACGACCTGCACGAAAGTCGCGCGGCATCCCGCGAGATTTTCACCTTGCCCTGTTTTCCCGAGATGACTGAAGACGAAATATCCCTTGTGGTCAGCGCATTGCAAGCCCACCGGTAA
- a CDS encoding glycosyltransferase family 2 protein, translated as MSQESASTPDYSLIIPVYKNEENIDDLLVALTRLHDAVGREMEVVFVVDGSPDHSYSLLYKALPQAGFPSQLVALSRNYGSFAAIRIGLERACGKYCAVMAADLQEPPELITSFFAVLDEDEADVVFGMRTGRDDGFISGLCSAAFWALYRKLVSPDMPKGGVDLFGCNQLVRKAILSISEPNSSLVAQLFWVGFRRKFIPYRRLPREKGQSAWKFRSRFKYMLDSIFSYSELPVIILLWTGGIGLAVSFFFGITTLLAHLLGYIEVPGYTTLILLQVFFASSLLFTQGIIASYLWRAFENTKKRPLALVQNHTEFNRKD; from the coding sequence ATGAGCCAAGAAAGCGCTTCCACTCCTGACTACTCCCTCATCATCCCGGTCTATAAAAATGAAGAAAACATCGATGACCTGTTGGTCGCTCTCACGCGCTTGCACGATGCGGTCGGCCGGGAGATGGAAGTAGTCTTTGTCGTGGATGGCTCGCCGGATCACTCCTATTCCCTGCTTTACAAGGCTCTTCCGCAGGCCGGTTTCCCCTCACAACTGGTCGCCCTCTCTCGAAACTACGGTTCGTTTGCCGCCATCCGGATAGGCCTTGAACGCGCATGCGGCAAATACTGCGCGGTAATGGCCGCCGATCTCCAAGAGCCACCAGAATTGATCACGTCCTTTTTTGCGGTGTTGGACGAAGACGAGGCCGATGTGGTCTTCGGGATGCGCACGGGGAGGGATGATGGCTTTATCTCCGGCCTATGTTCGGCGGCCTTCTGGGCTCTTTATCGAAAGCTGGTTTCTCCTGATATGCCTAAGGGGGGCGTCGACCTTTTCGGCTGCAACCAATTGGTAAGGAAAGCGATTTTGTCGATTTCCGAGCCGAACTCCTCGCTTGTCGCGCAGTTGTTCTGGGTGGGGTTCAGACGAAAGTTCATTCCTTATCGGCGGCTGCCTCGCGAAAAGGGTCAAAGCGCGTGGAAGTTTCGCTCCCGGTTCAAGTACATGCTTGATAGCATTTTTTCCTACTCGGAGCTTCCGGTTATCATCCTTTTGTGGACCGGTGGAATAGGACTTGCCGTCTCCTTCTTCTTCGGGATCACGACATTGCTGGCGCATCTTCTCGGTTACATCGAAGTTCCGGGTTACACGACCCTTATTTTGCTGCAGGTCTTTTTTGCCTCCTCTCTTTTGTTTACCCAAGGGATCATAGCCTCTTATCTGTGGCGGGCCTTCGAAAATACGAAAAAGCGACCGCTGGC